Proteins encoded within one genomic window of Halodesulfurarchaeum formicicum:
- the mvk gene encoding mevalonate kinase, protein MATSSAPGKVYLFGEHAVVYGEPAVPCAIERRATVTVEKRADERLRVRAQDLSLEGFTVEYDGSTAGTPEVDVTEDLVEAAMGYVDEAIAQARDAADAPNAGFDVHVESSIPLGAGLGSSAAVVVATIDAATRALGVELDREEIADRAYQVEHTVQDGQASRADTFCSTMGGAVLVEGDNCERIAAPDLPFVVGYDGGAGDTGALVSGVRSLRETYPFAADTVESIGDLVEQGIDALEAEDTTELGRLMNFNHGLLAALGVSSRSLDAMVWAARDAGAAGAKLTGAGGGGCIVALDETDATETALKYSPACAEAFRAELDTEGVCREQ, encoded by the coding sequence ATGGCCACATCCAGCGCCCCGGGCAAGGTATACCTCTTCGGGGAGCATGCAGTCGTCTACGGCGAGCCGGCGGTCCCCTGTGCGATCGAGCGACGAGCGACCGTCACGGTCGAAAAGCGTGCCGACGAGCGGCTTCGCGTTCGCGCCCAGGATCTGAGTCTCGAAGGGTTCACCGTCGAGTACGACGGCTCGACGGCGGGCACCCCGGAAGTGGACGTGACCGAGGACCTCGTGGAAGCCGCGATGGGCTACGTCGACGAGGCCATCGCCCAGGCACGTGACGCCGCGGACGCCCCGAATGCGGGCTTCGACGTGCACGTCGAGAGTTCGATCCCGCTGGGGGCCGGCCTGGGCTCCTCGGCGGCCGTCGTCGTCGCGACCATCGACGCCGCAACGCGAGCACTCGGGGTCGAACTCGACCGCGAGGAGATCGCCGACCGGGCCTACCAGGTCGAGCATACCGTCCAGGACGGCCAGGCCTCCAGGGCGGACACCTTTTGTTCCACGATGGGCGGCGCCGTGCTCGTGGAGGGCGACAACTGTGAGCGGATCGCAGCACCAGACCTCCCCTTCGTGGTCGGCTACGACGGCGGTGCAGGAGACACGGGTGCGCTCGTCTCGGGCGTGCGCTCGCTTCGCGAGACCTACCCATTCGCGGCCGACACCGTCGAGTCGATCGGCGACCTGGTCGAGCAGGGCATCGACGCCCTCGAAGCCGAGGACACGACGGAACTCGGTCGACTCATGAACTTCAATCACGGCCTGCTCGCCGCACTCGGCGTTTCATCCCGCTCTCTCGACGCGATGGTCTGGGCTGCCCGGGATGCCGGTGCAGCGGGCGCGAAGCTTACCGGGGCCGGCGGCGGCGGGTGTATCGTCGCTCTCGACGAGACAGACGCGACCGAGACGGCCCTAAAGTACTCCCCGGCCTGTGCCGAGGCGTTCCGGGCCGAACTCGACACCGAGGGAGTGTGCCGCGAACAATGA
- the moaA gene encoding GTP 3',8-cyclase MoaA, translating to MLEDDFGREVTDVRVSLTDRCNFDCVYCHNEGLGDTRGPMDPQGEEMSADEVIRFLEVVREYGVEKVKFTGGEPMLREDLEEIIRRVPDGMEASLTTNGSFLPDRAADLKAAGLERVNVSQDALDAEAFKEITKSGAYERVLEGVRAAVEAGLTPVKLNMVVFEQTAPHVEDMVDFVAENDGLRLQLIEFMPELVQNPEWAIDIDRVHDWLEERADRVETREMHHRNRYFVNGGMVEIVDPVENREFCENCHRVRVTPDGRLKGCLNRTDDLRSMGEMTREEIAATFEATVKNRVPYYGAYMVQNEDGEWVENEAYAVPESEDAGSAIPAPATVGNDD from the coding sequence ATGCTCGAGGACGATTTCGGTCGGGAAGTTACCGACGTTCGGGTCTCCCTGACCGATCGTTGCAATTTCGACTGTGTCTACTGTCACAACGAGGGGCTCGGGGACACGCGAGGACCGATGGACCCCCAGGGCGAGGAGATGAGTGCCGACGAGGTGATCCGGTTTCTGGAGGTCGTCCGGGAGTACGGTGTCGAGAAGGTCAAATTCACCGGCGGGGAACCGATGCTCCGGGAGGACTTAGAGGAGATCATCCGCCGGGTCCCGGACGGGATGGAGGCCTCGCTGACGACCAACGGGAGTTTTCTCCCGGATCGGGCGGCGGATCTCAAGGCCGCCGGACTCGAACGGGTCAACGTCTCCCAGGACGCTCTGGATGCCGAGGCGTTCAAGGAAATCACGAAGAGCGGGGCCTACGAGCGGGTTCTTGAGGGGGTCCGGGCGGCCGTCGAGGCCGGACTCACGCCGGTCAAACTCAACATGGTCGTCTTCGAACAGACCGCCCCACACGTCGAGGACATGGTCGACTTCGTCGCCGAGAACGACGGCCTGCGCCTCCAGCTCATCGAATTCATGCCCGAACTGGTCCAGAACCCCGAATGGGCCATCGACATCGACCGGGTTCACGACTGGCTCGAGGAGCGGGCCGACCGCGTGGAGACCCGGGAGATGCACCATCGCAACCGGTACTTCGTGAACGGCGGCATGGTCGAGATCGTCGATCCCGTGGAGAACCGGGAGTTCTGTGAAAATTGTCATCGCGTACGCGTGACTCCGGATGGCCGGCTCAAGGGCTGTCTCAACCGTACTGACGACCTCCGGTCGATGGGCGAGATGACCCGGGAGGAGATCGCGGCAACCTTCGAGGCGACGGTCAAAAATCGAGTGCCCTACTACGGCGCGTACATGGTCCAGAACGAGGACGGCGAGTGGGTTGAAAACGAGGCCTATGCGGTACCCGAATCGGAAGACGCCGGATCGGCGATCCCGGCACCCGCAACGGTCGGCAACGACGACTAG
- a CDS encoding 50S ribosomal protein L18e: MSKTSPRLSSLIAECKSVARETGADIWRDVAGRLEKPRRSHAEVNLSRIERYATEDETIVVPGKVLGSGALRKSVTVAAVDFSSSARTKIEHADGEVLHLEQALEENPEGSNVRVIA, translated from the coding sequence ATGAGCAAGACAAGTCCCAGACTCAGCAGCCTCATCGCCGAATGCAAGTCCGTGGCCCGCGAGACGGGCGCGGACATCTGGCGGGACGTGGCCGGCCGGCTCGAGAAGCCGCGCCGCTCTCACGCCGAGGTCAATCTGAGTCGTATCGAACGGTACGCGACGGAGGACGAGACGATCGTCGTCCCGGGCAAGGTGCTCGGGTCCGGCGCGCTGCGGAAGTCGGTCACGGTTGCGGCCGTCGACTTCTCCAGCTCCGCCCGAACGAAAATCGAACACGCGGACGGCGAAGTACTCCACCTCGAACAGGCACTCGAAGAAAACCCAGAGGGCAGTAACGTGCGGGTGATCGCATGA
- the eno gene encoding phosphopyruvate hydratase, whose protein sequence is MTLIESVRLRPILDSRGNKTVEADIETASGGFGRAAAPSGASTGEHEAVERPVEEAIAAAREHAIPRLEGAAYVGDQREIDQILHAADGTEDFSEIGANSAVAISMAAAKAAADVLGAPLYQHLGGAFRGRSFPTPLGNIIGGGEHAAEATAIQEFLAAPIGAPSIRDAVFANAAVHQTAGELLRDRGEAPAKGDEGAWAPSITEDVAFEIMAEATDSVADSFGFEIGFGLDVAAAELYEDGAYQYGTDSKSTAEQIEYVAEMVREYDLVYVEDPLDENDFDGFAELTDQVGDRTLICGDDLFVTNTARLAEGIERGAANSILIKPNQIGTLSDTVDAVELAQRSGYDPVISHRSGETEDTTIAHLAVATDAPFIKTGAVGGERTAKLNELIRIGDGTS, encoded by the coding sequence ATGACGCTGATCGAATCAGTTCGGCTCCGGCCGATCCTGGACTCCCGGGGCAACAAGACCGTCGAGGCGGATATCGAGACCGCCTCAGGCGGATTCGGTCGCGCGGCCGCCCCGAGCGGCGCGTCGACCGGCGAACACGAGGCCGTCGAGCGACCGGTCGAGGAGGCCATCGCCGCGGCCCGCGAGCACGCGATTCCGCGTCTCGAAGGGGCCGCCTACGTCGGCGACCAGCGGGAGATCGACCAGATCCTGCATGCGGCCGACGGCACCGAGGACTTCTCGGAGATCGGCGCCAACAGCGCCGTCGCCATCAGCATGGCCGCCGCGAAGGCCGCGGCGGACGTGCTTGGCGCGCCGCTGTACCAGCATCTCGGCGGCGCATTCCGTGGCCGGTCGTTCCCGACGCCGCTTGGGAACATTATCGGCGGCGGCGAACACGCCGCCGAGGCGACCGCGATCCAGGAGTTCCTGGCCGCCCCGATCGGCGCACCGAGTATTCGCGATGCGGTCTTCGCGAACGCGGCCGTGCACCAGACGGCCGGCGAGCTACTTCGAGATCGTGGGGAGGCCCCCGCGAAGGGAGACGAAGGGGCCTGGGCCCCGTCGATCACGGAGGACGTTGCTTTCGAGATCATGGCCGAGGCGACCGACAGCGTCGCGGATTCGTTCGGCTTCGAGATCGGGTTCGGCCTGGACGTGGCCGCCGCGGAGCTCTACGAGGACGGCGCGTACCAGTACGGCACGGACAGCAAGTCCACCGCCGAACAGATCGAGTACGTCGCGGAGATGGTCCGGGAGTACGATCTGGTCTACGTCGAGGATCCCCTCGACGAGAACGACTTCGATGGCTTTGCCGAGTTGACCGACCAGGTCGGCGATCGAACCCTGATCTGTGGCGATGACCTCTTCGTGACCAACACGGCGCGACTCGCCGAGGGCATCGAACGCGGCGCGGCCAACAGCATCCTGATCAAGCCAAACCAGATCGGGACCCTCAGCGACACCGTGGACGCGGTCGAACTGGCCCAGCGGTCGGGCTACGATCCAGTCATCTCCCACCGTTCGGGCGAGACCGAGGACACCACCATCGCACACCTCGCCGTCGCGACCGACGCCCCGTTCATCAAGACGGGAGCGGTCGGGGGCGAGCGAACTGCAAAACTCAACGAACTCATTCGAATCGGCGACGGTACATCATGA
- a CDS encoding CBS domain-containing protein: MPVGTLAVDAVTARKNTPLPELVELMRTEDLGALVIVEADKPVGIVTDRDIAMAMADFQDLEAVTAKQVMSADPVTIHQDATACDLPATMAEGHVRRIPVVDDTGDLVGIATLDDVVATVGRMLEDIATVIESQSPEYEPTE, from the coding sequence ATGCCCGTCGGAACACTCGCAGTCGACGCCGTAACGGCCCGCAAGAACACGCCACTCCCGGAGTTAGTCGAGTTGATGCGGACGGAGGACCTCGGGGCACTGGTGATCGTCGAGGCGGACAAGCCAGTCGGGATCGTGACTGACCGGGACATCGCCATGGCGATGGCCGACTTTCAGGATCTGGAAGCCGTAACTGCAAAGCAGGTCATGTCCGCCGATCCGGTAACCATCCACCAGGACGCGACCGCCTGTGACCTGCCGGCCACGATGGCCGAGGGTCACGTCCGGCGGATTCCAGTCGTCGACGACACCGGCGACCTCGTCGGCATCGCCACGCTCGATGACGTGGTGGCGACAGTCGGGCGGATGCTCGAGGACATCGCGACGGTCATCGAGTCCCAGTCCCCGGAGTACGAGCCGACGGAGTGA
- a CDS encoding 50S ribosomal protein L13, with amino-acid sequence MSLAEFDADLVVDARDCVMGRVATQVAERALAGDRIAVVNAEEAVITGRREDILEKYRTRAELGSDRGPAYPRRPDRIFKRTIRGMVPYKKDRGRTALSNVRVYVGNPHDKDASVLDDTSIDRLSTTRFITLGTVAEHLGANVTW; translated from the coding sequence ATGAGTCTCGCGGAATTCGACGCCGATCTGGTCGTCGACGCCCGCGATTGCGTGATGGGCCGCGTGGCGACACAGGTCGCCGAACGCGCCCTCGCTGGCGATCGCATCGCAGTCGTCAACGCTGAAGAAGCAGTCATCACGGGCCGGCGCGAAGACATCCTCGAGAAGTACCGGACCCGCGCCGAACTGGGCTCCGACCGGGGCCCGGCCTATCCGCGACGACCGGACCGGATCTTCAAGCGAACCATCCGTGGGATGGTCCCCTACAAGAAGGATCGGGGCCGAACGGCGCTGTCGAACGTCCGGGTCTACGTGGGCAACCCCCACGACAAGGACGCGTCGGTCCTCGATGACACTTCGATCGACCGACTTTCGACCACCCGCTTTATCACCCTCGGAACGGTGGCAGAACACCTCGGAGCGAACGTCACATGGTAA
- a CDS encoding DNA-directed RNA polymerase subunit D has translation MADTFEVEFIESGDREARFLVRGITPDLANGIRRAMLADVPTLSIDTVRFVENSSVMFDEQLALRLGLVPLTTPEGEFEAGDVVTLALDVEGPGTAYSGDLVSKDPMVEPAEDGIPIIELKEDQRLEIEADAVLGSGRDHAKHQGGIAVGYRHLQEVEVLGEADEYGADETQIVRGVIEEDGELITTEEFDNDLRNRYPEQEVAVRDVPNAFVFHVETDGSMPVTELVSRAVDSLYDRADELETAVSL, from the coding sequence ATGGCAGACACCTTCGAGGTCGAGTTCATCGAATCCGGCGACCGGGAAGCCAGGTTCCTCGTCAGGGGGATCACCCCGGACCTGGCAAACGGCATCCGCCGCGCGATGCTGGCCGACGTGCCGACCCTCTCGATCGATACGGTTCGGTTCGTCGAGAACTCCAGTGTGATGTTCGACGAACAGCTCGCACTTCGGCTGGGCCTGGTCCCGTTGACCACCCCCGAGGGCGAGTTCGAGGCGGGCGATGTCGTCACGCTGGCCCTCGACGTCGAGGGTCCCGGAACGGCGTACTCGGGCGATCTGGTCTCCAAGGATCCGATGGTCGAACCCGCCGAAGACGGGATTCCGATCATCGAACTCAAGGAGGACCAGCGACTCGAGATCGAAGCCGATGCCGTCCTGGGCAGCGGCCGTGATCACGCCAAACACCAGGGTGGCATCGCCGTGGGCTATCGCCACCTCCAGGAAGTCGAGGTTCTCGGCGAGGCCGACGAGTACGGCGCGGACGAGACACAGATCGTCCGCGGCGTCATCGAGGAAGACGGCGAGTTGATCACGACCGAGGAGTTCGACAACGACCTTCGGAACCGGTATCCAGAGCAGGAGGTCGCGGTTCGTGACGTGCCGAACGCCTTCGTGTTCCACGTCGAGACCGACGGCTCGATGCCGGTCACGGAACTCGTGTCCCGGGCTGTCGACTCGCTGTATGACCGAGCCGACGAACTCGAAACAGCCGTCTCACTGTAG
- a CDS encoding RNase J family beta-CASP ribonuclease yields MEIEIATIGGYEEVGRQMTAVRAGDDVVIFDMGLNLSKVLIHDNVETERMHSLDLIDMGAIPDDRVMSELEGDVKAIVPTHGHLDHIGAISKLAHRYDAPIVASPFTIELVKGQIEGEEKFGVDNELVKMSGGESMEIGNGLELEFVHVTHSIIDAINPVLHTPEGAIVYGLDKRLDHNPVLEDPIDMQRFREIGREGEGVLAYIEDTTNAQKKGRTPSESVARTHLKDALQSMEDYDGGIVATTFSSHISRVSSLVEFAKEIGRQPILLGRSMEHYSGAAERMGYVDFPDDLGMFGHRKSVDRAFKRIMNEGKDRFLPVVTGHQGEPRAMLTRMARGETPYELESGDKVVFSARVIPEPTNVGQRYQAEKLLGMQGARIYDEIHVSGHLNQEGHYQMLQALNPKHVIPAHQEMEGYAPYVNLAESEGYKVGRDLHITRNGNRIQLVE; encoded by the coding sequence ATGGAAATCGAAATTGCGACAATCGGCGGTTACGAGGAAGTCGGACGGCAGATGACGGCAGTGCGGGCCGGCGACGACGTGGTGATCTTCGACATGGGGCTGAACCTGTCGAAGGTCCTCATCCACGACAACGTCGAGACCGAGCGAATGCACAGCCTGGACCTCATCGACATGGGGGCCATTCCGGACGACCGAGTCATGTCCGAACTCGAGGGCGACGTGAAGGCCATCGTGCCGACACACGGCCACCTCGATCACATCGGTGCGATCTCCAAACTCGCCCACCGCTATGACGCGCCGATCGTGGCCTCGCCGTTTACCATCGAACTGGTCAAAGGCCAGATCGAGGGCGAGGAGAAGTTCGGGGTCGACAACGAACTGGTGAAGATGTCGGGCGGGGAGTCCATGGAGATCGGGAACGGTCTCGAACTGGAGTTCGTTCACGTTACCCACTCGATCATCGACGCGATCAACCCCGTGCTGCACACGCCCGAGGGCGCGATCGTCTACGGCCTGGACAAACGCCTGGACCACAACCCGGTCCTCGAGGACCCGATCGACATGCAGCGGTTCCGCGAGATCGGCCGCGAGGGCGAGGGCGTCCTGGCGTACATCGAGGACACCACGAACGCACAGAAGAAGGGCCGCACCCCGAGTGAATCCGTCGCCCGCACCCATCTCAAGGACGCGTTGCAGTCCATGGAGGACTACGACGGCGGCATCGTCGCCACGACCTTCTCCAGTCACATCTCGCGGGTGAGCAGCCTCGTCGAGTTCGCCAAGGAGATCGGCCGCCAGCCGATCCTCCTGGGGCGCTCGATGGAGCATTACTCCGGCGCGGCCGAGCGGATGGGCTATGTCGACTTCCCCGACGACCTGGGGATGTTCGGCCACCGCAAGTCCGTCGATCGGGCGTTCAAGCGCATCATGAACGAGGGCAAGGATCGGTTCCTGCCGGTCGTCACCGGCCACCAGGGCGAGCCACGCGCGATGCTTACCCGGATGGCCCGCGGCGAGACCCCCTACGAACTCGAATCTGGCGACAAGGTGGTCTTCTCGGCCCGGGTCATCCCCGAACCGACGAACGTGGGCCAGCGCTACCAGGCCGAGAAGCTGCTGGGCATGCAGGGTGCCCGCATCTACGACGAGATCCACGTCTCGGGGCACCTCAACCAGGAGGGCCACTACCAGATGCTCCAGGCGCTCAACCCCAAACACGTCATTCCGGCCCACCAGGAGATGGAGGGCTATGCACCGTACGTAAACCTGGCCGAGAGCGAGGGCTACAAGGTCGGACGGGACCTGCACATCACCCGGAACGGCAACCGGATCCAGCTCGTCGAGTAA
- a CDS encoding 30S ribosomal protein S11, which yields MANEDSTWGIAHIHASFNNTIMTITDQTGAETLAKSSGGAVVKQNRDEASPYAAMQMAEKIAETVMEQGVEGVHVRVRGPGGNQQQNPGPGAQAAIRALARAGLEIGRIEDVTPIPHDGTRAPKNSGF from the coding sequence ATGGCAAATGAGGATTCCACGTGGGGTATCGCACACATCCACGCCTCGTTCAACAACACGATCATGACCATCACCGACCAGACCGGGGCCGAGACCCTGGCCAAGTCGAGTGGTGGCGCGGTCGTCAAGCAGAACCGGGACGAGGCCTCCCCCTACGCGGCCATGCAGATGGCCGAGAAGATCGCCGAGACGGTGATGGAACAGGGAGTAGAAGGCGTCCACGTCCGCGTACGTGGACCGGGTGGCAATCAACAGCAGAACCCCGGCCCCGGGGCACAGGCCGCGATTCGAGCGCTCGCACGAGCGGGCCTCGAAATCGGCCGGATCGAGGACGTGACCCCGATCCCGCACGACGGCACCCGGGCACCGAAGAACTCTGGATTCTAA
- a CDS encoding 30S ribosomal protein S9, whose protein sequence is MVTNTSGKKKTAIARATVSDGEGRVRINSTPIELVEPEMSRLKMLEPFRIADAELREQVDIDVTVEGGGFAGQADAVRTAISRGLVEFFGDAELRDAFMEFDRTLLVNDVRQPEPKKWGGPGARARYQKSYR, encoded by the coding sequence ATGGTAACAAACACGAGCGGAAAGAAGAAGACGGCCATCGCGCGGGCGACCGTCAGCGATGGGGAGGGTCGTGTGCGAATCAACTCGACGCCCATCGAACTGGTAGAACCGGAGATGTCGCGGCTGAAGATGCTCGAACCGTTCCGCATCGCGGATGCGGAACTTCGCGAGCAGGTCGACATCGACGTGACCGTGGAGGGTGGCGGCTTCGCCGGCCAGGCAGATGCGGTCCGGACCGCCATCTCGCGTGGCCTCGTGGAGTTCTTCGGCGACGCCGAACTCCGGGACGCGTTCATGGAGTTCGACCGCACCCTGCTGGTCAACGACGTGCGCCAGCCCGAACCCAAGAAGTGGGGCGGCCCCGGTGCCCGGGCGCGCTACCAGAAGTCCTACCGGTGA
- a CDS encoding DNA-directed RNA polymerase subunit N yields MMVPVRCFTCGNTVGEYWEEYEARASTLDGDEDPEQVLDDLGVERHCCRRMLVSHEDLVDVVSPYQ; encoded by the coding sequence ATGATGGTCCCAGTCCGCTGTTTCACGTGCGGCAACACGGTGGGCGAGTACTGGGAGGAGTACGAGGCCCGAGCCTCCACGTTGGACGGCGACGAGGACCCGGAGCAGGTGCTTGATGACCTGGGCGTCGAACGCCACTGCTGTCGGCGGATGCTCGTCTCCCACGAGGATCTGGTCGACGTCGTCTCCCCGTACCAGTAA
- the rpsB gene encoding 30S ribosomal protein S2 encodes MSERETPDETTLEAPEEPTDTAEADEEAQTEDVMAASDPDLLIPVEEYLGAGVHIGTQQKTSDMERFIHRVRTDGLYVLDVSKTDQRIRTAADFLDNYNPEQILVTSSRQYGRYPAEKFAEAVGARARTGRFIPGTLTNPQYDGYIEPDVVVVTDPIGDAQAVKEAITVGIPVIAMCDSNNATSNVDLVIPTNNKGRRALSVVYWLLGNEVLDRRGAEPAYALEDFEESEI; translated from the coding sequence ATGAGCGAACGCGAGACACCTGACGAGACGACCCTCGAGGCCCCCGAGGAGCCCACCGACACAGCGGAGGCCGACGAGGAGGCACAGACCGAGGACGTCATGGCGGCGTCGGACCCCGACCTGCTGATCCCCGTCGAGGAGTACCTCGGCGCGGGGGTGCACATCGGCACCCAGCAGAAGACCAGTGACATGGAGCGGTTCATCCACCGGGTCCGGACCGACGGGCTATACGTCCTTGACGTGAGCAAGACCGACCAGCGGATCCGCACCGCCGCGGACTTCCTGGACAACTACAACCCCGAGCAGATCCTCGTGACCTCCTCGCGACAGTACGGCCGCTATCCGGCCGAGAAGTTCGCCGAGGCGGTCGGCGCACGGGCCCGCACCGGGCGCTTCATCCCGGGGACGCTGACGAATCCGCAGTACGACGGGTACATCGAGCCCGACGTCGTGGTCGTGACCGACCCCATCGGCGACGCACAGGCCGTCAAGGAGGCCATCACCGTCGGGATTCCGGTCATCGCGATGTGTGACTCGAACAACGCGACCAGCAACGTCGACCTGGTCATCCCGACGAACAACAAGGGTCGTCGGGCCCTCTCGGTCGTCTACTGGTTGCTCGGCAACGAAGTGCTCGACCGCCGCGGCGCGGAGCCGGCCTACGCCCTCGAGGACTTCGAAGAGAGCGAGATCTGA
- a CDS encoding 30S ribosomal protein S4 — translation MALPGENTKFYETPNHPYQGERIAEEGDLIGRYGLKNKEELWRAQSELRKYRREARRLLGRVDEESGEEFIERLQRYGILDADEGLDDVLSLDVTDVLERRLQTVAYRKGLANTVAQARQFVNHGHVTIDGQRVTTPSYTVEVAEEDDVAFDENSALADELHPERASAQE, via the coding sequence ATGGCACTTCCAGGAGAGAACACCAAATTCTACGAGACGCCGAATCACCCATACCAGGGTGAACGCATCGCCGAGGAGGGGGACCTCATCGGCCGGTACGGCCTCAAGAACAAGGAGGAACTCTGGCGAGCCCAGTCCGAGCTGCGCAAGTACCGCCGCGAGGCGCGACGCCTGCTCGGTCGGGTCGACGAGGAGTCCGGCGAGGAGTTCATCGAACGGCTCCAGCGCTACGGCATTCTCGACGCCGACGAAGGCCTCGACGACGTGCTGTCACTCGACGTGACGGACGTCCTCGAACGCCGACTGCAGACAGTCGCCTACCGCAAGGGCCTGGCGAACACGGTCGCCCAGGCACGACAGTTCGTCAACCACGGACACGTCACCATCGACGGGCAGCGGGTCACCACGCCCTCCTACACCGTCGAAGTGGCCGAGGAAGACGACGTTGCCTTCGACGAGAACAGCGCGCTCGCGGACGAACTACACCCCGAACGCGCATCCGCACAGGAGTGA
- a CDS encoding DNA-directed RNA polymerase subunit K, translating to MSTQQRYNRYEKARILGARALQISYGAPVLIDTDQTEPILIAAEEYDQSALPFTVRRERT from the coding sequence ATGTCCACGCAACAACGCTACAACCGCTACGAGAAGGCCCGGATCCTCGGCGCACGGGCGCTGCAGATCTCCTATGGCGCCCCGGTGCTGATCGACACCGATCAGACCGAACCGATCCTCATCGCCGCCGAGGAGTACGATCAGTCGGCCCTTCCGTTTACGGTCCGGCGGGAGCGCACATGA
- a CDS encoding isopentenyl phosphate kinase — MSERAGPVVLKLGGSVITRKDQPETVDESKLDAVAATIGEAAVDSLVIVHGGGSFGHPAAAQAGVSLASGTHDTTAISEIHAAMGRLNEAVLDALHEAGVPAVPVRPFSAGYRDESGAVVQPTGAIETMLGEGFVPVLHGDVFTTVDAGATIVSGDELVVSLAASLAAQSVGLCTTVPGVLDEDEDVIPEIERFDAVEGVLSGSDATDVTGGMAGKVRALLDLDTPAQIFDPDGLAAFLGSGAPGTRIDGSSQ; from the coding sequence ATGAGCGAGCGCGCCGGACCAGTCGTCCTCAAACTCGGCGGGAGTGTCATCACACGAAAGGACCAGCCCGAGACGGTGGACGAGTCGAAACTCGACGCCGTGGCCGCGACGATCGGCGAGGCGGCCGTCGATTCGCTGGTCATCGTCCACGGGGGTGGCTCCTTCGGCCATCCAGCGGCCGCGCAGGCTGGGGTCTCACTGGCGAGTGGAACCCACGACACGACTGCGATCAGCGAAATTCACGCCGCGATGGGCCGACTCAACGAGGCAGTCCTCGACGCCCTCCACGAGGCGGGAGTTCCCGCCGTTCCGGTTCGCCCCTTCTCGGCAGGCTACCGGGATGAGTCGGGTGCAGTCGTGCAACCGACGGGCGCAATCGAGACGATGCTCGGAGAGGGATTCGTGCCGGTCCTCCATGGGGACGTGTTCACCACCGTCGACGCCGGGGCGACCATCGTCAGCGGCGACGAACTCGTGGTCAGCCTCGCGGCGTCGCTTGCCGCCCAGTCGGTCGGGCTGTGCACCACTGTTCCAGGAGTATTGGACGAGGACGAGGACGTGATTCCGGAGATAGAGCGGTTCGACGCCGTCGAAGGAGTGCTCTCGGGAAGCGACGCCACCGACGTGACTGGCGGAATGGCCGGCAAAGTCCGGGCCTTGCTCGACCTGGACACCCCCGCCCAGATCTTCGACCCCGACGGACTGGCCGCCTTCCTCGGCTCGGGGGCTCCAGGCACGCGAATCGACGGCTCCTCGCAGTGA
- a CDS encoding 30S ribosomal protein S13 produces the protein MSTEDTEEADEEIRYFVRIGQTDLDGTKSVERALTEMSGIGRRAARVIADVADVDRQATIGALDDDVIEQIVEAVEDFDTHVPDWLTNRQKDFYTGESGHLTGSDVALTRDEDINRMRMIRSYRGVRHERGQKVRGQRTKSTGRTEGTIGVNVEEIREEQAEEEAGE, from the coding sequence ATGAGCACGGAAGACACAGAGGAAGCGGACGAGGAGATTCGATACTTCGTCCGCATCGGACAGACCGACCTCGACGGGACGAAGTCCGTCGAGCGCGCCCTCACCGAGATGAGTGGCATCGGACGACGGGCGGCCCGAGTCATCGCCGACGTGGCCGACGTCGACCGGCAGGCCACGATTGGGGCCCTCGACGACGACGTGATCGAACAGATCGTCGAGGCAGTCGAGGACTTCGACACACACGTCCCCGACTGGCTCACCAACCGTCAGAAGGACTTCTACACCGGCGAAAGTGGCCACCTTACGGGTTCGGACGTGGCGCTCACCCGCGATGAGGACATCAATCGGATGCGGATGATCCGGTCCTATCGCGGCGTGCGTCACGAGCGAGGCCAGAAGGTACGCGGTCAGCGGACCAAGTCCACTGGCCGGACCGAGGGCACGATCGGCGTGAACGTCGAGGAGATTCGCGAAGAACAGGCAGAAGAGGAGGCAGGTGAATAA